The window tagactccgacaagCTTCCTCAGGGGTTGTTATTTCTTGTCTCAAACTCCAAAccatcaggaaagaaaaaattcaggGTAGTGGTGTGGAAGAAAATGAGGAGAATGACTCCATGGAGGGAGCTGATGTGGAAACAGCAGGAGACCCAGTGAGCAATGCAAAGAAACCTGCACTGAGGAACTCCACCTATGAGGTATCACCAGGGAACGAGGAGAACATCTGTGAGTATTGAACAGtcctttcctttggaaaagaCACCTGGGGTGGCTGCAGTGGGTTGTGAAAGGTTCCTGGTGTTGGCTGTGTTGCAGGGGGTGGCTGTGAAGCTGTGCAAGCCCCCTGGTTGGGCCCAGCCTTCAGTGCAGTCCCTGCCTTGCCACAGGCACTGGCAGCTTTGGGGTTTAACTGGGGCTTCTCTGGGCTCTCTGTCCAGTGGGCCTTTCCCAAACCTCCTGTGCTCTTTGGTACTGCTGGAAGCAGATTTCCATGCTGGCACTGTAAAAGCTTTTGTTCTCCTCCCATCATTCCCATTTATTTATCACTCTCATTTGTCTCAGTGAGCAGCTGTTCCATGTGACAACTTTTCTTTATAATTCTCCTTCCTCAAACAAATTTCACAGTATTTATAACCTTCTAAACAAAGTAAAAGTAAGAATTTCCCCACAGTAAATGTAATAATTTGTGAAGCTTCTTACTTCAGTCCTGTTATTTCTATCACAATGCTTTGAAAAGAGCAACTTTGGGTGTGTTTTACATTTCCCTCGTAGTGCTGTTTAAACACAACATTGTTCCTCTGGTTGTGAAATctgcaaaactgaattttctgcaGTATTTGGGACAAAACTCTtcttggtttgggtttttctccctCGCAGTTGTAACACcaaggcacagctccaggactGACTCAAGCAGGGTCTACACTCGCAGTGGGCGCCTCATCAAACCCCCCCTGAACTTCTGGTGTGGCCAGAGGGAGTTCGTGGACCAGAACCTGAATGTCACCATAGAAAATGGGGGAGTGGATTATCTGAGCCTGGTGAGAGCCTCTCCGTGGGGATTAAATAGAATTATTAAACTCAGCCAGCTGGGGAGCAGAACAGGGGCAGCTCTTAGAGGCACTTGAAAAGGAAGGAAGCCTTGGAAACATGATCAAAATATTAGAAAACACACCAAAAGAATAGTCTTATGTCCAGATAATCAGATAATTGTGGTCTCTAAATCTGACCTAATGGGGAATTATTtccaggggaaaatggggtttttttggaagatAATTGTGTCAGACAGGAATTTGGTGGGGTCCCACCTCAGATCCTGGGGTCGGTTCTGGGCCTTTCACTGCAAGGGGACTCTGAGGGGTTGGAGCATTTCCAGGGAAGGAAACAGAGCTgaagccccaggagcagctgagggagctgggaaagggactcagcctggaaaaaaggagactaaaataattttagagtcaattgttttattttgaagatgCTTAGTAATGAAAAGCCCCCCAAAAAGACCAGTTTCAtctccaagaaaaataaaccaaagaaaaacatgaaaacaacaaAGGAAGTGCCAAAAAGACAAAGTAAAGgtaaaacctattttttttctatattcaAGTAATTGGTGGAATCAGACTGTGAGCTGGGTGCTGGAGCAGTGGGGTTGGGTCTGTTAATGCAAAGAAAGGATTCAGATATTTCCACAGTTGActgctttttctctgaagaatCATCAGAGTAGCATTCATGTGGAGTTTCAGCTCCAAACAAGAATATGTTTGTGAATCACTTTGTTAATTACatagcaggagcacagggatttCATTCTGCAAATTGAAATGAAAGGATTTGTCTTTTTGGAGTTCACCAATCCAGTGACTTGGGGGACCTGGCTTTGCTTTTTAAGGTGgatgaaagaaatgaaatgttgGCCAAAAAAACTATTACCagagtttttaataaaaatttagtTTTAGTAGCATTTGGGAGGTGATAGAAGCCTGAGAAGAATGCGCAGATAAAGATAAAGCAGAAGTTTCTCTCTTAAAGCAGCTGCAATGCTTcctgcagaaaagctctctggAGCAcgagcagagctctggggatgTGCCTGCTCAGTCAGCAGAGTTTCAGAGagccctgagagcagctctgagttTGTAGTTTGGCAGGTAAAGCTCTGGCAGGGGGTGCAgatccctgtgctgcaggcacagcaggacccccctgcacccctgaCATGCTCTGGCTCCGTCCCTTCCAGGGAAAAGCTCGGGGAGAGGAGCCCCTTCCAGAGGAGACTCCGGATCCGccggcaggaggaggggcaggcgCTTCCTTTTGGACGAGGACGAGAACGGTCCTGGAACCAGCGGCACAGAAACAAagtcccagctccctgccagggggGCTTCCCTGAGCACCAAGAACAAACACAGCAGTGGAGCCCCGGGGGCAGCCAAGAGAGCAGCAGGCTCTGAGGAGCTGGGCATGCATGAGCAGGGCTACAGGAGCTCCCTCAGGTCAGCCAAGAGAGCAGCAGGCTCTGAGGAGCTGGGCATGCACGAGCAGGGCTACAGGAGCTCCCTCAGGTCAGCCAAGAGAGCAGCAGGCTCTGAGGAGCTGGGCATGCACGAGCAGGGCTACAGGAGCTCCCTCAGGTCAGCCAAGAGAGCAGCAGGCTCTGAGGAGCTGGGCATGCATGAGCAGGGCTACAGGAGCTCCCTCAGGTCAGCCAAGCAGCACCTCCCGGGAAAGGAGAGGGTTCTCCCCACCCAGGAACCctcagaagaggaggagggggagcagTCCAGTGAGGACAGCCCTCTGCTGatcaagaggaaaaagaaatctgtattAAAACTAGACTCTCAAAACTGGAGACCTTGCTCTGGCTCTAAAAGTTCCAGGGATGATGCAAGCAAGTCCTGTGGCCAGAGGACAGGAAAGGACTCCCAGAAGGTGCTGGTGAGGCTGAGTGGGCCCGAGTCCAGGGACGAGTGTGAGCTCCCTGCTGAGGGGACAGCCCCCCCTGAGCCCAGAGcctcccctgtgcctgcccggggcagagccaaccctgcccggccctgcctcGACTCCGACACCGAGCCCGAAACcggcagggaggagctgcacaggagggacaggaacGCCAGAGAAGCCCGGATAAAAACCAGCAAAGGAGCCTCCCACAGCGCCAGGCCCTCAGCAGCGACACAGAGACAGCCCCAGCGGGCAGCGGGGCACAAACCGCTGGAACTCTTCCCGAGGGCAGCTGATGGCTGGTCTGAGAAGGAACTGCAGAAGCTTCACAGGTGAGGGCTCGTTCTGTGCTCAGGGGAAAAGTTTCCCTCAGCCGTCGGGAGGGGTTGAGGGGTCTGGATTGGGGTTTTCAGATTCCTGATTCCCCAGGTTTCCTTTATGTTTTGATTCCCCATTAGAAATATTCcctatttaatttcttattcCCCTCGTTTTATTCCCTAATAATaaccagaattatttttccctaATAATTTTCCTCACAAATGAAACATCAGTAGAATATGGTGAAGGCCACAGGTGGGAGGGAGCAGGTTCCCTCCCCAGATTACAGTAAGAGATTAAACACGAGGTGTTTTTGTGAGCAGGTTTGGGTGTTTAATTAAACCATCATCCAATTACTTAAACCGATATTTAATAGACACTTTGAGGGTAAAATGGCCATGTCTGGGTTCAACTCTTTTCGATGGGCAGGACCTGAGCAAGTGAACAGGAAATTTGTCTTGTGGGACATGTGTCAGCTGAAGGTGTTTAAATAAATTTGCCTGTTCTGAAGAGAAGacaccacaggatcacagaCTGGTTAGGGTTAAACGGACCTTGAAttccacccagtgccacccctgccatggcagggacacctcccactgtcccaggctgctccagccccagtgtccaacctggccttgggcactgccagggatccaggggcagccacagctgctgtggttACCAAGGGGCCAGAGCCCAGGTTGCCTCAGTGCCTGGCCCAGGTGCctccaggcaggctgcaggcGTGGTGGCCCTGCCCGGTGACACAGTGGCCCTGCCCAGTGGCACTATGGCCCTGCCTGCTGGTGCAGTGGCCCTGCCCGTGACATGGTGGCCGCACTGTCGTGGCAGGGCCATCGCGGCGCTCCCCAAGCACAGGAGCGGCTTCTGGCAGGACGTGGCCATGGCCGTGGGGTCCCGCTCGGCCCAGGAGTGCCAGGGGAAgttcctggaggagcagcaggggaagggctCCAAGCAGCAGCCCAAGAAAACCAGGACGGGAAAACCTGAGCAGAAAGGTACCCGCATCTTGTTCCTGCATGGGGTGTGGGTGGTGAATAATTGAGATTCacacactgaggggctggagcgtgttcagggaagggaacagagctggggagggcctggagaattcctgagggagctgggaaggggctggagaattccagggggagctgggaaggggctggagaattcctgagggagctgggaaggggctggagaattcctgagggagctgggaaggggctgagcctggagcaaaggaggctcagggggaccctgtggctctgcacagtccctgccaggaggggacagccgggggggtcgggctctgctccaggaacagggacaggaggagagggaacggcctcaggctgggccaggggaggggcaggggggacagcagcaggaatttgcccatggaaagggggctcaggccttggaagtgcccagggaggtttggagtgcccatccctggagggatttaacaGCCCTGTGcttgtggcacttggggacatggggcagtggtggcctgggctgtgctggggaagggttgggagggcttttccagcctcaccATTTCTGGTTCCATGGGCTAAATCCACAAGGGCACATCAGGGTGTGACAGTGAGCCAGGTCACCTTTTGGTGTGCAGGCTGGAGGATGTCATGAATGACTGAGGTGACAGGAAGAGAAAGGTTCCTGTAGAGTTTCCCAGTTGTTGGCATCAGGGGAAGACCTTCACTGGCCTTGGCCCCTCAGGGCAAAGAGCTCTTGATGTCCTGAGAGGCTCCCAGAGGCCCAGCAGGGCAcgagctctgtgcagagctctgtCCAGATGGGATTTGTGTCCTTGGATGCCCCACAGCTGCTGTCTCACAATTCCTGTCTGGATCCTGCAGATAAGAAGGAGGCAGCGATCACTGCCAAGGTGGGCACCCTCAAACGGAAGCAGCAGATGCGGGagttcctggagcagctgcccaaGGACAACTACGACGACGTCTTCACCGCCACGCCCTTCCAGAGCAGGAGGGTGCAGGTAAacctggggcagcagcccctgtggcactgccctcctgctccagtgccaCCATGAAATCCTGCGCTGTGGGAGGAGGCTGCTTCCTGCACGGGCTGTagcagccctgggctggtggcagtgaggctgggcagggggggagGAGCCTCTGAATGGTGACAGTGCCCCGAGTAATCGTCCTGAGCAGTCCTGGGCAGCTTGGAGCTTGGCTCTGTAACCAGACACTGCTTCTTGAGGGTGTGGCAGCACCAAAACCCCTCAGCCAagggctggaagggctggaggggcaCTCGGAGCAAGGTGGGGGTGGAGGGCCATGGCCATTCTGGGcacggggctggggctgtgcctcagcagggacaggggcagtcagtgcagggcagggaggaagggagggactgctgagaggggcagggaggcagcCCAGGCTCAGGGGACTGACACTCCGaggtggctctgcagctgccagcactgcgAGGGAGCCAGGATGAGGACACTGAGGATTTCACCCTCTCAGACTTCCCACTCACCCCCTCCTCAGACCTCTTTCCCTCCGTGAAAACCCCGCAGTGTGAGCACATCAGCCCGGGAATGCTGGTCCCCATCAACAGGTAGGAGCTCCACCAGCCCTCTGTGAGCCTGGGCATTGCCCCGGGATCCCTTTTTGTCCCTGAGAAAGGCCCCTGGAGCcgggacagcagctcctgctgccagccctgggatggccctgcctTGGGCttcagccctgccctgtccaCCCGGGGCCTCGGGCTCTGCTCAGAGAACGGGAACCCTCTGGGACACGGGGATGAGGCTTTGTGTGACCCCTGCACGGGGTGTGCAGCTCCTGcgtgtgctgcagagcagctcctgtgctcagctgtgccacagcagcccctgtgggGCCCGTGCtgcatgcagggct is drawn from Prinia subflava isolate CZ2003 ecotype Zambia chromosome 5, Cam_Psub_1.2, whole genome shotgun sequence and contains these coding sequences:
- the MIS18BP1 gene encoding mis18-binding protein 1 isoform X3, producing MALFLNTPRTRARWSRPAVALSPANRRARRPRSNLRAGRREGSGAGPGAPPERRGRSAAMMGPGPARGCREGVCNIIATPSHRLLWGKPPFRSVPLSSIPAGTLTPLKQLMQDYGSLAADDSRALDPLLVGPERQAGPGPAAEQRPNPWNGPEARAGPAAERPPKRCAPEPPGQDSPAEIFQRMKARAEQQRRAVPDVILSPLAGQRWPGTAGAEGSAQPGREAVWPQGPRTEPPAEPPVLETPQKFFLRVKQQLQQQHRAARPPPSHTQQSVAPSTAAEKASVQPAEDVDADKDDVDTFLVEPIETDEDMSPSIMDTPLLINSPPWEKGVEGRRGNGEVKCTELHGDRRGLEPSDKAAAPAVEKAPEANPENPSQPSCSIMLFSPVKFPRKQKLAEDPKVPSDKPPADQPAGKAHKEANICLNSWRIKVLTGNTAICVEGKRKDMRQMLWHSSAVTERVTHNQVKTSSGTVYLLQGKIDSAAMRSEGFPYRFIKRFTFGFARRWKDYVEEFLEERRRKEKIQGSGVEENEENDSMEGADVETAGDPVSNAKKPALRNSTYEVSPGNEENIFVTPRHSSRTDSSRVYTRSGRLIKPPLNFWCGQREFVDQNLNVTIENGGVDYLSLMLSNEKPPKKTSFISKKNKPKKNMKTTKEVPKRQSKGKSSGRGAPSRGDSGSAGRRRGRRFLLDEDENGPGTSGTETKSQLPARGASLSTKNKHSSGAPGAAKRAAGSEELGMHEQGYRSSLRSAKRAAGSEELGMHEQGYRSSLRSAKRAAGSEELGMHEQGYRSSLRSAKRAAGSEELGMHEQGYRSSLRSAKQHLPGKERVLPTQEPSEEEEGEQSSEDSPLLIKRKKKSVLKLDSQNWRPCSGSKSSRDDASKSCGQRTGKDSQKVLVRLSGPESRDECELPAEGTAPPEPRASPVPARGRANPARPCLDSDTEPETGREELHRRDRNAREARIKTSKGASHSARPSAATQRQPQRAAGHKPLELFPRAADGWSEKELQKLHRAIAALPKHRSGFWQDVAMAVGSRSAQECQGKFLEEQQGKGSKQQPKKTRTGKPEQKDKKEAAITAKVGTLKRKQQMREFLEQLPKDNYDDVFTATPFQSRRVQTSFPP
- the MIS18BP1 gene encoding mis18-binding protein 1 isoform X1; its protein translation is MALFLNTPRTRARWSRPAVALSPANRRARRPRSNLRAGRREGSGAGPGAPPERRGRSAAMMGPGPARGCREGVCNIIATPSHRLLWGKPPFRSVPLSSIPAGTLTPLKQLMQDYGSLAADDSRALDPLLVGPERQAGPGPAAEQRPNPWNGPEARAGPAAERPPKRCAPEPPGQDSPAEIFQRMKARAEQQRRAVPDVILSPLAGQRWPGTAGAEGSAQPGREAVWPQGPRTEPPAEPPVLETPQKFFLRVKQQLQQQHRAARPPPSHTQQSVAPSTAAEKASVQPAEDVDADKDDVDTFLVEPIETDEDMSPSIMDTPLLINSPPWEKGVEGRRGNGEVKCTELHGDRRGLEPSDKAAAPAVEKAPEANPENPSQPSCSIMLFSPVKFPRKQKLAEDPKVPSDKPPADQPAGKAHKEANICLNSWRIKVLTGNTAICVEGKRKDMRQMLWHSSAVTERVTHNQVKTSSGTVYLLQGKIDSAAMRSEGFPYRFIKRFTFGFARRWKDYVEEFLEERRRKEKIQGSGVEENEENDSMEGADVETAGDPVSNAKKPALRNSTYEVSPGNEENIFVTPRHSSRTDSSRVYTRSGRLIKPPLNFWCGQREFVDQNLNVTIENGGVDYLSLMLSNEKPPKKTSFISKKNKPKKNMKTTKEVPKRQSKGKSSGRGAPSRGDSGSAGRRRGRRFLLDEDENGPGTSGTETKSQLPARGASLSTKNKHSSGAPGAAKRAAGSEELGMHEQGYRSSLRSAKRAAGSEELGMHEQGYRSSLRSAKRAAGSEELGMHEQGYRSSLRSAKRAAGSEELGMHEQGYRSSLRSAKQHLPGKERVLPTQEPSEEEEGEQSSEDSPLLIKRKKKSVLKLDSQNWRPCSGSKSSRDDASKSCGQRTGKDSQKVLVRLSGPESRDECELPAEGTAPPEPRASPVPARGRANPARPCLDSDTEPETGREELHRRDRNAREARIKTSKGASHSARPSAATQRQPQRAAGHKPLELFPRAADGWSEKELQKLHRAIAALPKHRSGFWQDVAMAVGSRSAQECQGKFLEEQQGKGSKQQPKKTRTGKPEQKDKKEAAITAKVGTLKRKQQMREFLEQLPKDNYDDVFTATPFQSRRVQLPALRGSQDEDTEDFTLSDFPLTPSSDLFPSVKTPQCEHISPGMLVPINRSIYDRHVFRMQKNTRGRRGTWDKVKKKPARAVLGTPASCRTKRVAPAVVLGKLFAAESPEVSSEEQEDSYFST
- the MIS18BP1 gene encoding mis18-binding protein 1 isoform X2, giving the protein MALFLNTPRTRARWSRPAVALSPANRRARRPRSNLRAGRREGSGAGPGAPPERRGRSAAMMGPGPARGCREGVCNIIATPSHRLLWGKPPFRSVPLSSIPAGTLTPLKQLMQDYGSLAADDSRALDPLLVGPERQAGPGPAAEQRPNPWNGPEARAGPAAERPPKRCAPEPPGQDSPAEIFQRMKARAEQQRRAVPDVILSPLAGQRWPGTAGAEGSAQPGREAVWPQGPRTEPPAEPPVLETPQKFFLRVKQQLQQQHRARPPPSHTQQSVAPSTAAEKASVQPAEDVDADKDDVDTFLVEPIETDEDMSPSIMDTPLLINSPPWEKGVEGRRGNGEVKCTELHGDRRGLEPSDKAAAPAVEKAPEANPENPSQPSCSIMLFSPVKFPRKQKLAEDPKVPSDKPPADQPAGKAHKEANICLNSWRIKVLTGNTAICVEGKRKDMRQMLWHSSAVTERVTHNQVKTSSGTVYLLQGKIDSAAMRSEGFPYRFIKRFTFGFARRWKDYVEEFLEERRRKEKIQGSGVEENEENDSMEGADVETAGDPVSNAKKPALRNSTYEVSPGNEENIFVTPRHSSRTDSSRVYTRSGRLIKPPLNFWCGQREFVDQNLNVTIENGGVDYLSLMLSNEKPPKKTSFISKKNKPKKNMKTTKEVPKRQSKGKSSGRGAPSRGDSGSAGRRRGRRFLLDEDENGPGTSGTETKSQLPARGASLSTKNKHSSGAPGAAKRAAGSEELGMHEQGYRSSLRSAKRAAGSEELGMHEQGYRSSLRSAKRAAGSEELGMHEQGYRSSLRSAKRAAGSEELGMHEQGYRSSLRSAKQHLPGKERVLPTQEPSEEEEGEQSSEDSPLLIKRKKKSVLKLDSQNWRPCSGSKSSRDDASKSCGQRTGKDSQKVLVRLSGPESRDECELPAEGTAPPEPRASPVPARGRANPARPCLDSDTEPETGREELHRRDRNAREARIKTSKGASHSARPSAATQRQPQRAAGHKPLELFPRAADGWSEKELQKLHRAIAALPKHRSGFWQDVAMAVGSRSAQECQGKFLEEQQGKGSKQQPKKTRTGKPEQKDKKEAAITAKVGTLKRKQQMREFLEQLPKDNYDDVFTATPFQSRRVQLPALRGSQDEDTEDFTLSDFPLTPSSDLFPSVKTPQCEHISPGMLVPINRSIYDRHVFRMQKNTRGRRGTWDKVKKKPARAVLGTPASCRTKRVAPAVVLGKLFAAESPEVSSEEQEDSYFST